The genomic segment GAAATATCCGTAATCGTTCGATTGGTGTGAACAAGCAAGTCCTGGCTTCTAACAATTCGATATAATTGAAGCCATGAATAAGGGGAAACTCCGATGAATTCTTTAAAAAGGTGAGCGAACTGAAATTTGCTTATATCCAATATCGCTGCCATTTCTCTGAGGCTCCAAGTATGCTGAAAATCGTTTTTTAAGGCATTCATCACCTTAAAAAGAGCCGGATGGATTTCTTGAAAAGGTTGCATATTCATGTCAGTCGTATGCGAACCAATTGTTGTTTTGACCAACAGTAAACCCAATTGAGCAAAGCTGTGTTCCAAAAATATTTCTGAAGAACGGCTCCCATTCGGGCCCTCCAGTTGCATATATTGATTAACAAAAAGCACCCATTGCATAATGAGTGGGTGTTTTTGAGAGGACTGAGCAAAAAAAAGATCGTCTCGAATAAATGAAACAGAAGCAGTCATCTCGTTCAGGAATTTTGAATCCAACTCAATCAGAAATTTATGGTTATCGACTAAAATTTGCTTATGTTCATCATGGGGATTGAAGATTATGAATTCATTTTCATTTAATGAAAACTCGTTTCTCTTACTTTGGTACTGCATGGACCCTTTAATCGAGTATATAAATTTGTAGCAAGGATCATCACGCCAATGACTTTCTGTTTTTTTGAGGTCTGTGGACAATAACAAACAATTTGAGGCTTGTAGTAAAATAGACACTGATTTCACCCCTTATATCCTAAAGTTTTATATTTAGTCTAACATGAATCACCATTTTCACTTTCAAAAGTGGATGGAACATTATTTAAATTAGGTATTATGCAACTAACTAGTGCTTAAGTTAAAAAATAATGATGAAAAATACATAATCACTTATATAATGAATTGAGGAGTGTTTAGTATATGAATGTCTCTGATATAGAAAAACTTGATGTGCTTGATATACCAGGATTAATTAGGCTCTCAAATTCTGTCGGGTGGGATTATGACAAAGATGAAATTACGACAGTAATGTCTTCTGGAAGAATTTATGGTCATAAAAATGATGAAGGAGAAATAATATCAAGTGCGGCAATCATTGAATACGGTCCCAAATTAGCATCCATTGGTATGGTTATTGTTAGTCAAGAATATAAAGGAATGGGATTAGGGAGAAAAGCTACCCAAAAATGTTTAG from the Sporosarcina psychrophila genome contains:
- a CDS encoding response regulator transcription factor — encoded protein: MSILLQASNCLLLSTDLKKTESHWRDDPCYKFIYSIKGSMQYQSKRNEFSLNENEFIIFNPHDEHKQILVDNHKFLIELDSKFLNEMTASVSFIRDDLFFAQSSQKHPLIMQWVLFVNQYMQLEGPNGSRSSEIFLEHSFAQLGLLLVKTTIGSHTTDMNMQPFQEIHPALFKVMNALKNDFQHTWSLREMAAILDISKFQFAHLFKEFIGVSPYSWLQLYRIVRSQDLLVHTNRTITDISTSCGFSSIAVYNQLFKRLYGFPPSFFRGEYTKQIEK